From the genome of Streptomyces sp. NBC_00659, one region includes:
- the sufD gene encoding Fe-S cluster assembly protein SufD, protein MAEAQNIPVGSTTAGQIAVAAESTVATRMSAPPSFDVADFPVPHGREEEWRFTPLERLRGLHDGTAVATGEGVRIDVEAPEGVTVETVARDDARIGRAGTPVDRVAAQAYSAFEKAGVVTVPKETVLTEPIRIAVHGEGGVAYGHQVIELGAFAEAVVVIDHTGDAVLAANVDYVLGDGAKLTVVSVQDWDDSAVHVGQHNALIGRDATFKSFVVTFGGDLVRLHPRIAYAGTGGEAELFGLYFTDAGQHQEHRLLVDHNTPHCKSNVMYKGALQGEGAHAVWIGDVLIEAKAEGTDTYEMNRNLVLTDGARVDSVPNLEIETGEIVGAGHASATGRFDDEQLFYLMARGIPADEARRLVVRGFFAGLVQQIGVDDIEERLLVKIDEELEASL, encoded by the coding sequence ATGGCTGAGGCTCAGAACATTCCGGTGGGCAGCACGACCGCCGGCCAGATCGCGGTGGCCGCCGAGTCGACCGTCGCCACGCGCATGAGCGCGCCCCCCTCCTTCGACGTGGCGGACTTCCCCGTCCCCCACGGCCGCGAGGAGGAGTGGCGGTTCACGCCGCTGGAGCGCCTGCGCGGGCTGCACGACGGCACCGCCGTCGCGACCGGCGAAGGCGTACGGATCGACGTCGAGGCCCCCGAGGGCGTCACCGTCGAGACGGTCGCCCGCGACGACGCGCGGATCGGCAGGGCCGGCACCCCCGTGGACCGTGTCGCCGCCCAGGCGTACTCGGCCTTCGAGAAGGCCGGTGTCGTCACCGTCCCCAAGGAGACGGTGCTGACCGAGCCCATCCGGATCGCCGTGCACGGCGAGGGCGGGGTCGCCTACGGCCACCAGGTCATCGAGCTGGGAGCCTTCGCCGAGGCCGTCGTCGTCATCGACCACACCGGTGACGCGGTGCTCGCCGCCAACGTCGACTACGTCCTCGGCGACGGCGCCAAGCTGACCGTCGTCTCCGTCCAGGACTGGGACGACTCGGCCGTCCACGTCGGCCAGCACAACGCGCTGATCGGCCGCGACGCCACCTTCAAGTCGTTCGTGGTCACCTTCGGCGGCGACCTCGTACGCCTCCACCCGCGCATCGCCTACGCGGGCACCGGCGGCGAGGCCGAGCTGTTCGGCCTGTACTTCACGGATGCCGGCCAGCACCAGGAGCACCGTCTCCTGGTCGACCACAACACCCCGCACTGCAAGTCCAACGTCATGTACAAGGGCGCGCTGCAGGGCGAGGGCGCGCACGCGGTCTGGATCGGCGACGTCCTCATCGAGGCCAAGGCCGAGGGCACGGACACCTACGAGATGAACCGCAACCTGGTTCTGACCGACGGCGCCCGCGTCGACTCCGTGCCGAACCTGGAGATCGAGACCGGCGAGATCGTCGGCGCCGGCCACGCCTCCGCGACCGGCCGCTTCGACGACGAGCAGCTCTTCTACCTGATGGCCCGTGGCATCCCCGCCGACGAGGCCCGCCGTCTGGTGGTCCGCGGCTTCTTCGCCGGACTGGTCCAGCAGATCGGTGTCGACGACATCGAAGAGCGCCTTCTCGTGAAGATCGACGAGGAGCTGGAGGCGTCGCTCTGA
- a CDS encoding bifunctional 3-phenylpropionate/cinnamic acid dioxygenase ferredoxin subunit, producing MPGTFVRVCGLSELEENTPKRVELDGTPVSVVKTEGEVFAINDICSHANVSLSEGEVEDCQIECWLHGSAFDLRTGKPSGLPATRPVPVYPVQIEGDDVLVSLNQES from the coding sequence ATGCCCGGCACCTTCGTGCGCGTCTGTGGGCTGAGCGAGCTGGAGGAGAACACCCCGAAGCGGGTGGAACTCGACGGCACGCCGGTCTCGGTCGTGAAGACCGAGGGGGAGGTGTTCGCGATCAACGACATCTGCTCGCACGCGAACGTCTCGCTCTCCGAGGGCGAGGTGGAGGACTGTCAGATCGAATGCTGGCTGCACGGCTCCGCGTTCGACCTCCGCACCGGCAAGCCGTCCGGTCTTCCCGCGACGCGCCCCGTCCCCGTATACCCCGTTCAGATCGAAGGGGACGACGTGCTCGTCTCCCTCAACCAGGAGTCCTGA
- the sufC gene encoding Fe-S cluster assembly ATPase SufC, with product MATLEIHDLHVTVEADNATKEILKGVDLTVKQGETHAIMGPNGSGKSTLAYSLAGHPKYTITGGTVTLDGENVLEMSVDERARAGLFLAMQYPVEIPGVSVSNFLRTSATAVRGEAPKLRTWVKEVKETMARLSMDPAFAERNVNEGFSGGEKKRHEILQLELLKPKIAILDETDSGLDVDALRVVSEGVNRVRETGEVGTLLITHYTRILRYIKPDFVHVFSGGRIVESGGAELADKLENEGYESYALDAKGGVSA from the coding sequence ATGGCAACGCTTGAAATCCACGACCTGCACGTCACCGTCGAGGCCGACAACGCCACGAAGGAGATTCTCAAGGGCGTCGACCTGACCGTGAAGCAGGGCGAGACGCACGCCATCATGGGCCCCAACGGCTCCGGCAAGTCGACCCTCGCCTACTCGCTCGCGGGCCACCCGAAGTACACGATCACCGGTGGCACCGTCACCCTCGACGGCGAGAACGTCCTGGAGATGTCCGTCGACGAGCGCGCCCGCGCGGGCCTGTTCCTCGCGATGCAGTACCCGGTCGAGATCCCCGGCGTCTCGGTCTCCAACTTCCTGCGCACCTCCGCCACCGCCGTCCGCGGCGAGGCCCCCAAGCTGCGTACGTGGGTGAAGGAGGTCAAGGAGACCATGGCGCGCCTCTCCATGGACCCGGCCTTCGCCGAGCGCAACGTCAACGAGGGCTTCTCCGGCGGTGAAAAGAAGCGCCACGAGATCCTTCAGCTGGAGCTGCTCAAGCCGAAGATCGCGATCCTCGACGAGACCGACTCCGGCCTGGACGTCGACGCCCTGCGCGTCGTCTCCGAGGGCGTCAACCGCGTCCGCGAGACCGGTGAGGTGGGCACCCTGCTCATCACCCACTACACGCGCATCCTGCGCTACATCAAGCCCGACTTCGTGCACGTGTTCTCCGGCGGCCGCATCGTCGAGTCCGGTGGCGCCGAGCTCGCCGACAAGCTGGAGAACGAGGGCTACGAGTCGTACGCACTCGACGCGAAGGGCGGCGTATCCGCGTGA
- the sufB gene encoding Fe-S cluster assembly protein SufB, translated as MTLPIEETAHPELEGLGTYEYGWADSDVAGASAKRGINEDVVRDISAKKSEPEWMTKLRLKGLRLFGKKPMPNWGSDLSGIDFDNIKYFVRSTEKQAESWEDLPEDIKNTYDKLGIPEAEKQRLVAGVAAQYESEVVYHQINEELEAQGVIFMDTDTALKEHPELFKEYFGTVIPVGDNKFASLNTAVWSGGSFIYVPKGVHVEIPLQAYFRINTENMGQFERTLIIVDEDAYVHYVEGCTAPIYSSDSLHSAVVEIIVKKGGRCRYTTIQNWSNNVYNLVTKRAVAYEGATMEWIDGNIGSKVTMKYPAVYLMGEHAKGETLSIAFAGEGQHQDAGSKMVHMAPNTSSNIVSKSVARGGGRTSYRGLVEIGEGAHGSKSNVLCDALLVDTISRSDTYPYVDVREDDVSMGHEATVSKVSEDQLFYLMSRGLTEFEAMAMIVRGFVEPIAKELPMEYALELNRLIELQMEGSVG; from the coding sequence ATGACGCTCCCCATCGAGGAGACTGCCCACCCCGAGCTCGAGGGTCTGGGCACGTACGAATACGGCTGGGCCGACTCCGACGTGGCCGGTGCCTCCGCCAAGCGTGGCATCAACGAGGACGTCGTCCGCGACATCTCCGCGAAGAAGAGCGAGCCGGAGTGGATGACCAAGCTCCGTCTCAAGGGTCTGCGCCTCTTCGGTAAGAAGCCCATGCCCAACTGGGGTTCCGACCTGTCGGGCATCGACTTCGACAACATCAAGTACTTCGTGCGCTCCACGGAGAAGCAGGCGGAGTCCTGGGAGGACCTGCCCGAGGACATCAAGAACACGTACGACAAGCTCGGCATCCCCGAGGCGGAGAAGCAGCGCCTCGTCGCCGGTGTCGCGGCCCAGTACGAGTCCGAGGTCGTCTACCACCAGATCAACGAAGAGCTCGAGGCGCAGGGTGTCATCTTCATGGACACCGACACGGCGCTCAAGGAGCACCCGGAGCTCTTCAAGGAGTACTTCGGCACGGTCATCCCGGTCGGTGACAACAAGTTCGCGTCGCTGAACACCGCGGTGTGGTCCGGAGGCTCGTTCATCTACGTGCCGAAGGGTGTGCACGTCGAGATTCCGCTCCAGGCCTACTTCCGTATCAACACGGAGAACATGGGCCAGTTCGAGCGGACGCTGATCATCGTCGACGAGGACGCCTACGTCCACTACGTCGAGGGTTGTACGGCGCCGATCTACTCCTCGGACTCCCTGCACTCCGCGGTGGTCGAGATCATCGTGAAGAAGGGCGGCCGCTGCCGCTACACGACGATCCAGAACTGGTCGAACAACGTCTACAACCTGGTCACCAAGCGCGCCGTGGCGTACGAGGGCGCGACCATGGAGTGGATCGACGGCAACATCGGCTCCAAGGTCACCATGAAGTACCCGGCCGTCTACCTGATGGGCGAGCACGCCAAGGGCGAGACCCTGTCCATCGCCTTCGCGGGCGAGGGCCAGCACCAGGACGCCGGCTCCAAGATGGTCCACATGGCGCCGAACACCTCTTCGAACATCGTGTCGAAGTCGGTGGCGCGCGGTGGCGGCCGTACGTCCTACCGTGGTCTCGTCGAGATCGGCGAGGGCGCCCACGGCTCCAAGTCGAACGTCCTGTGCGACGCGCTGCTCGTCGACACGATCTCCCGCTCGGACACGTACCCGTACGTGGACGTCCGCGAGGACGACGTGTCCATGGGCCACGAGGCGACCGTCTCCAAGGTCTCCGAGGACCAGCTCTTCTACCTGATGAGCCGCGGTCTGACGGAGTTCGAGGCGATGGCGATGATCGTGCGCGGCTTCGTCGAGCCGATCGCCAAGGAACTGCCCATGGAGTACGCCCTCGAGCTCAACCGGCTGATCGAGCTCCAGATGGAAGGCTCGGTCGGCTAA